CGCCGGAACTCCACGCCCAGGCGGTGCGATGGATGCGGTGAGGGCGACGGGAGTCAGCCGGGCAGCCGCTCCGGCTCCAGCACGATGCGCGAGCCGTCGCGGTCGGTCGTGAATTCCACGCGCAGCAGCCGGCCGTCGCCGCCGTACCAGAGGTCGCGGCTGAACTCCCCGCGCACGGCGTAGCGCCGCGCGTCCAGCTCGCCTTCGGGTGTGGCGACGCGGGCGGCCTCGACGAAGCGCCCCTCGACGCTCTTGAGCGTGCCGTCCTCGATGCCCAGCAGGCGCGACTGCTTCGGGGTGTCGCGGTGCCACAGGCTGGTGGTCAGGACCTCGCCGTCGAGCGTGTGCTCGCCGCCGCTGCCGGTGACCGCGAGCGCGCCGCCGCGCCGCTCCGCGTGCACCTGCTTGTCCGGGCCATTGCTGCGCTCGGTCGAGGTGTCGAGCAATTCCAGGCGCCCGTCGCGCCAGACTTCTTCGGCGCGGTGGGTGTAGCGGTAGGCGGAGAAGCCGAAGACCTTC
The genomic region above belongs to Limimonas halophila and contains:
- a CDS encoding DUF6134 family protein translates to MAASTSLPTGFSRRTVLVGALAGGAALALPLGGPARAAPLPGEGVAAFRIIRADKDIGTHKMAFERLGDGGERVRTVIDIEVKVFGFSAYRYTHRAEEVWRDGRLELLDTSTERSNGPDKQVHAERRGGALAVTGSGGEHTLDGEVLTTSLWHRDTPKQSRLLGIEDGTLKSVEGRFVEAARVATPEGELDARRYAVRGEFSRDLWYGGDGRLLRVEFTTDRDGSRIVLEPERLPG